In Oncorhynchus keta strain PuntledgeMale-10-30-2019 chromosome 19, Oket_V2, whole genome shotgun sequence, a single genomic region encodes these proteins:
- the LOC118398238 gene encoding fMet-Leu-Phe receptor-like produces the protein MTSNATLPFVLLASAGRDDKTTVVDIDAIMDNFIIVLYTLTIVLGTTGNSVVIWVAGFKLKPTVTNVWLVNLAVADLIFCLSRVLSLTKKLFFDYWPFGIFLCKFNGFFKYTNMFCSVFLLAVISMDRALCVWHPVFTKRRRTLCAARLMSTGVWAVAAILSAPYFAYRQVYLGKNNLSKCSLEVKEPMEGDNSAKLALYSIRFLCGFLLPFLIILCCYVLAGLGIRRTRLSGKSRPLRILASLVCAFFLCWAPYHCLLLAKMMYSKNNMVKVGLTVAKGFAYFNSCVNPLLYFCMGLDMRGSRFRQSLAGVYQRALADDRDGRSTQSNERTVDDSSGPASRPVMVTGQSRVNVANF, from the coding sequence ATGACATCCAACGCCACGCTTCCATTCGTCCTCCTTGCCTCAGCCGGCCGAGATGACAAGACCACTGTGGTGGACATTGACGCCATCATGGACAACTTCATCATTGTCCTCTACACGCTGACCATTGTCCTGGGCACCACGGGCAACTCTGTGGTCATCTGGGTGGCGGGCTTCAAGCTCAAGCCCACCGTCACCAACGTGTGGCTGGTCAACCTGGCCGTGGCCGACCTCATCTTCTGCCTGAGCCGTGTGCTCTCGCTGACCAAGAAGCTCTTCTTCGACTACTGGCCGTTCGGCATCTTCCTGTGCAAGTTCAATGGCTTCTTCAAGTACACCAACATGTTCTGCAGCGTGTTCCTGCTTGCCGTCATCAGCATGGACCGGGCACTGTGCGTCTGGCACCCCGTCTTTACCAAACGCCGCCGGACACTCTGCGCCGCCCGCCTGATGAGCACCGGCGTGTGGGCGGTGGCGGCCATTTTGAGCGCCCCTTACTTTGCCTACCGCCAGGTCTACCTGGGCAAGAACAACCTGAGCAAGTGCTCGCTGGAGGTCAAGGAGCCAATGGAAGGCGACAACAGCGCTAAGCTAGCGCTCTACTCCATCCGCTTCCTATGCGGTTTCCTGCTTCCTTTTCTCATCATCCTCTGCTGCTACGTCCTAGCAGGACTGGGCATCCGACGCACCCGCCTGTCGGGCAAGTCGCGTCCCCTTCGTATCCTGGCATCGCTGGTCTGTGCCTTCTTCCTGTGCTGGGCACCCTACCACTGCCTTCTACTGGCCAAAATGATGTACAGCAAGAATAACATGGTGAAGGTGGGGCTGACAGTGGCCAAAGGCTTTGCTTACTTCAACAGTTGTGTGAACCCGCTGCTGTACTTCTGTATGGGGTTGGACATGAGGGGTTCAAGGTTCAGGCAGAGCTTAGCGGGGGTGTACCAGAGAGCACTAGCCGATGACAGGGATGGTCGGTCCACGCAGTCCAACGAGCGCACAGTGGATGATAGTTCTGGCCCTGCGTCACGACCTGTAATGGTGACTGGTCAGTCTCGAGTGAATGTGGCCAACTTCTGA